A portion of the Vulpes vulpes isolate BD-2025 chromosome 5, VulVul3, whole genome shotgun sequence genome contains these proteins:
- the SNX32 gene encoding sorting nexin-32 isoform X3 produces the protein MEGRQAGKESKQPSSVSVDLQGDSSLQVEISDAVSERDKVKFTVQTKMEFSVVRQHEEFIWLHDAYVENEEYAGLIIPPAPPRPDFEASREKLQKLGEGDSSITREEFAKMKQELEAEYLAIFKKTVAMHEVFLQRLAAHPTLRRDHNFFVFLEYGQDLSVRGKNRKELLGGFLRNIVKSADEALITRMSGLKEVDDFFEHERTFLLEYHTRIRDACLRADRVMYSHKCLADDYIPISAALNSLGVQEVNQLKMSFLKLAEFFERLRKLEGRVASDEDLKLSDMLKYYMRDSQAAKDLLYRQLRALADYENANKALDKARTRNHEVRTAESHQQRCCQRFERLSDSAKQELMDFKSRRVISFRKNLIELAELELKHAKASTLLLWNTLLTLKGEP, from the exons cagccctccTCCGTGTCAGTGGATCTGCAGGGAGACAGCTCCTTACAGGTGGAGATCTCTGATGCAGTGAGCGAGCGGGACAAGGTGAAGTTCACCGTTCAAACCAAG ATGGAGTTCTCAGTTGTGCGACAGCACGAGGAGTTCATCTGGCTACATGATGCCTACGTGGAAAATGAGGAGTACGCCGGTCTCATT atccccccagcccctccaagGCCAGACTTTGAGGCTTCAAGGGAAAAGCTGCAGAAGTTGGGTGAGGGGGACAGCTCCATCACGAGGGAAGAGTTTGCCAAAATGAAGCAGGAGCTGGAAGC GGAGTATCTTGCCATCTTTAAGAAGACAGTTGCAATGCATGAGGTCTTTCTGCAGCGCCTGGCGGCCCACCCTACCCTGCGCCGAGACCAcaacttctttgtctttttggaATATGGCCAGGAT CTGAGTGTCCGAGGAAAGAACAGGAAGGAGCTCCTTGGGGGATTTCTGAGGAATATCGTTAAATCTGCAGATGAAGCCCTCATCACCAGGATGTCAGGGCTTAAG GAGGTGGATGACTTCTTTGAGCATGAGAGGACCTTCCTGCTGGAGTACCACACCCGCATCCGGGACGCCTGCCTGCGGGCAGACCGTGTCATGTACTCCCACAAGT GCCTGGCAGACGATTATATTCCTATCTCTGCTGCACTGAATAGTCTGGGAGTACAAGAAGTCAACCAGCTGAAGAT GAGCTTCCTCAAACTGGCAGAATTCTTCGAAAGGCTAAGG AAGCTGGAGGGCCGAGTGGCATCTGATGAGGACCTTAAGCTGTCAGACATGCTGAAATACTACATGCGAGACTCACAGGCAGCCAAG GACTTGCTGTACCGGCAGCTCCGAGCACTGGCTGACTATGAGAACGCCAACAAGGCACTGGACAAAGCACGCACCAGGAACCACGAAGTGCGGACTGCTGAGAGCCACCAGCAACGATGCTGCCAACGGTTCGAGCGCCTCTCCGACTCAGCCAAGCAGG aGCTCATGGATTTCAAGTCCCGCCGTGTCATCTCCTTCCGCAAGAACCTCATAGAGTTGGCAGAGCTGGAGCTCAAACACGCCAAG GCCAGCACCCTACTTCTCTGGAACACCCTTCTTACCCTCAAGGGGGAGCCTTAG
- the SNX32 gene encoding sorting nexin-32 isoform X1 — protein sequence MEGRQAGKESKQPSSVSVDLQGDSSLQVEISDAVSERDKVKFTVQTKSCLPHFTQMEFSVVRQHEEFIWLHDAYVENEEYAGLIIPPAPPRPDFEASREKLQKLGEGDSSITREEFAKMKQELEAEYLAIFKKTVAMHEVFLQRLAAHPTLRRDHNFFVFLEYGQDLSVRGKNRKELLGGFLRNIVKSADEALITRMSGLKEVDDFFEHERTFLLEYHTRIRDACLRADRVMYSHKCLADDYIPISAALNSLGVQEVNQLKMSFLKLAEFFERLRKLEGRVASDEDLKLSDMLKYYMRDSQAAKDLLYRQLRALADYENANKALDKARTRNHEVRTAESHQQRCCQRFERLSDSAKQELMDFKSRRVISFRKNLIELAELELKHAKASTLLLWNTLLTLKGEP from the exons cagccctccTCCGTGTCAGTGGATCTGCAGGGAGACAGCTCCTTACAGGTGGAGATCTCTGATGCAGTGAGCGAGCGGGACAAGGTGAAGTTCACCGTTCAAACCAAG AGCTGCCTCCCTCACTTCACCCAGATGGAGTTCTCAGTTGTGCGACAGCACGAGGAGTTCATCTGGCTACATGATGCCTACGTGGAAAATGAGGAGTACGCCGGTCTCATT atccccccagcccctccaagGCCAGACTTTGAGGCTTCAAGGGAAAAGCTGCAGAAGTTGGGTGAGGGGGACAGCTCCATCACGAGGGAAGAGTTTGCCAAAATGAAGCAGGAGCTGGAAGC GGAGTATCTTGCCATCTTTAAGAAGACAGTTGCAATGCATGAGGTCTTTCTGCAGCGCCTGGCGGCCCACCCTACCCTGCGCCGAGACCAcaacttctttgtctttttggaATATGGCCAGGAT CTGAGTGTCCGAGGAAAGAACAGGAAGGAGCTCCTTGGGGGATTTCTGAGGAATATCGTTAAATCTGCAGATGAAGCCCTCATCACCAGGATGTCAGGGCTTAAG GAGGTGGATGACTTCTTTGAGCATGAGAGGACCTTCCTGCTGGAGTACCACACCCGCATCCGGGACGCCTGCCTGCGGGCAGACCGTGTCATGTACTCCCACAAGT GCCTGGCAGACGATTATATTCCTATCTCTGCTGCACTGAATAGTCTGGGAGTACAAGAAGTCAACCAGCTGAAGAT GAGCTTCCTCAAACTGGCAGAATTCTTCGAAAGGCTAAGG AAGCTGGAGGGCCGAGTGGCATCTGATGAGGACCTTAAGCTGTCAGACATGCTGAAATACTACATGCGAGACTCACAGGCAGCCAAG GACTTGCTGTACCGGCAGCTCCGAGCACTGGCTGACTATGAGAACGCCAACAAGGCACTGGACAAAGCACGCACCAGGAACCACGAAGTGCGGACTGCTGAGAGCCACCAGCAACGATGCTGCCAACGGTTCGAGCGCCTCTCCGACTCAGCCAAGCAGG aGCTCATGGATTTCAAGTCCCGCCGTGTCATCTCCTTCCGCAAGAACCTCATAGAGTTGGCAGAGCTGGAGCTCAAACACGCCAAG GCCAGCACCCTACTTCTCTGGAACACCCTTCTTACCCTCAAGGGGGAGCCTTAG
- the SNX32 gene encoding sorting nexin-32 isoform X4, which produces MEGRQAGKESKPSSVSVDLQGDSSLQVEISDAVSERDKVKFTVQTKMEFSVVRQHEEFIWLHDAYVENEEYAGLIIPPAPPRPDFEASREKLQKLGEGDSSITREEFAKMKQELEAEYLAIFKKTVAMHEVFLQRLAAHPTLRRDHNFFVFLEYGQDLSVRGKNRKELLGGFLRNIVKSADEALITRMSGLKEVDDFFEHERTFLLEYHTRIRDACLRADRVMYSHKCLADDYIPISAALNSLGVQEVNQLKMSFLKLAEFFERLRKLEGRVASDEDLKLSDMLKYYMRDSQAAKDLLYRQLRALADYENANKALDKARTRNHEVRTAESHQQRCCQRFERLSDSAKQELMDFKSRRVISFRKNLIELAELELKHAKASTLLLWNTLLTLKGEP; this is translated from the exons ccctccTCCGTGTCAGTGGATCTGCAGGGAGACAGCTCCTTACAGGTGGAGATCTCTGATGCAGTGAGCGAGCGGGACAAGGTGAAGTTCACCGTTCAAACCAAG ATGGAGTTCTCAGTTGTGCGACAGCACGAGGAGTTCATCTGGCTACATGATGCCTACGTGGAAAATGAGGAGTACGCCGGTCTCATT atccccccagcccctccaagGCCAGACTTTGAGGCTTCAAGGGAAAAGCTGCAGAAGTTGGGTGAGGGGGACAGCTCCATCACGAGGGAAGAGTTTGCCAAAATGAAGCAGGAGCTGGAAGC GGAGTATCTTGCCATCTTTAAGAAGACAGTTGCAATGCATGAGGTCTTTCTGCAGCGCCTGGCGGCCCACCCTACCCTGCGCCGAGACCAcaacttctttgtctttttggaATATGGCCAGGAT CTGAGTGTCCGAGGAAAGAACAGGAAGGAGCTCCTTGGGGGATTTCTGAGGAATATCGTTAAATCTGCAGATGAAGCCCTCATCACCAGGATGTCAGGGCTTAAG GAGGTGGATGACTTCTTTGAGCATGAGAGGACCTTCCTGCTGGAGTACCACACCCGCATCCGGGACGCCTGCCTGCGGGCAGACCGTGTCATGTACTCCCACAAGT GCCTGGCAGACGATTATATTCCTATCTCTGCTGCACTGAATAGTCTGGGAGTACAAGAAGTCAACCAGCTGAAGAT GAGCTTCCTCAAACTGGCAGAATTCTTCGAAAGGCTAAGG AAGCTGGAGGGCCGAGTGGCATCTGATGAGGACCTTAAGCTGTCAGACATGCTGAAATACTACATGCGAGACTCACAGGCAGCCAAG GACTTGCTGTACCGGCAGCTCCGAGCACTGGCTGACTATGAGAACGCCAACAAGGCACTGGACAAAGCACGCACCAGGAACCACGAAGTGCGGACTGCTGAGAGCCACCAGCAACGATGCTGCCAACGGTTCGAGCGCCTCTCCGACTCAGCCAAGCAGG aGCTCATGGATTTCAAGTCCCGCCGTGTCATCTCCTTCCGCAAGAACCTCATAGAGTTGGCAGAGCTGGAGCTCAAACACGCCAAG GCCAGCACCCTACTTCTCTGGAACACCCTTCTTACCCTCAAGGGGGAGCCTTAG
- the SNX32 gene encoding sorting nexin-32 isoform X2, with the protein MEGRQAGKESKPSSVSVDLQGDSSLQVEISDAVSERDKVKFTVQTKSCLPHFTQMEFSVVRQHEEFIWLHDAYVENEEYAGLIIPPAPPRPDFEASREKLQKLGEGDSSITREEFAKMKQELEAEYLAIFKKTVAMHEVFLQRLAAHPTLRRDHNFFVFLEYGQDLSVRGKNRKELLGGFLRNIVKSADEALITRMSGLKEVDDFFEHERTFLLEYHTRIRDACLRADRVMYSHKCLADDYIPISAALNSLGVQEVNQLKMSFLKLAEFFERLRKLEGRVASDEDLKLSDMLKYYMRDSQAAKDLLYRQLRALADYENANKALDKARTRNHEVRTAESHQQRCCQRFERLSDSAKQELMDFKSRRVISFRKNLIELAELELKHAKASTLLLWNTLLTLKGEP; encoded by the exons ccctccTCCGTGTCAGTGGATCTGCAGGGAGACAGCTCCTTACAGGTGGAGATCTCTGATGCAGTGAGCGAGCGGGACAAGGTGAAGTTCACCGTTCAAACCAAG AGCTGCCTCCCTCACTTCACCCAGATGGAGTTCTCAGTTGTGCGACAGCACGAGGAGTTCATCTGGCTACATGATGCCTACGTGGAAAATGAGGAGTACGCCGGTCTCATT atccccccagcccctccaagGCCAGACTTTGAGGCTTCAAGGGAAAAGCTGCAGAAGTTGGGTGAGGGGGACAGCTCCATCACGAGGGAAGAGTTTGCCAAAATGAAGCAGGAGCTGGAAGC GGAGTATCTTGCCATCTTTAAGAAGACAGTTGCAATGCATGAGGTCTTTCTGCAGCGCCTGGCGGCCCACCCTACCCTGCGCCGAGACCAcaacttctttgtctttttggaATATGGCCAGGAT CTGAGTGTCCGAGGAAAGAACAGGAAGGAGCTCCTTGGGGGATTTCTGAGGAATATCGTTAAATCTGCAGATGAAGCCCTCATCACCAGGATGTCAGGGCTTAAG GAGGTGGATGACTTCTTTGAGCATGAGAGGACCTTCCTGCTGGAGTACCACACCCGCATCCGGGACGCCTGCCTGCGGGCAGACCGTGTCATGTACTCCCACAAGT GCCTGGCAGACGATTATATTCCTATCTCTGCTGCACTGAATAGTCTGGGAGTACAAGAAGTCAACCAGCTGAAGAT GAGCTTCCTCAAACTGGCAGAATTCTTCGAAAGGCTAAGG AAGCTGGAGGGCCGAGTGGCATCTGATGAGGACCTTAAGCTGTCAGACATGCTGAAATACTACATGCGAGACTCACAGGCAGCCAAG GACTTGCTGTACCGGCAGCTCCGAGCACTGGCTGACTATGAGAACGCCAACAAGGCACTGGACAAAGCACGCACCAGGAACCACGAAGTGCGGACTGCTGAGAGCCACCAGCAACGATGCTGCCAACGGTTCGAGCGCCTCTCCGACTCAGCCAAGCAGG aGCTCATGGATTTCAAGTCCCGCCGTGTCATCTCCTTCCGCAAGAACCTCATAGAGTTGGCAGAGCTGGAGCTCAAACACGCCAAG GCCAGCACCCTACTTCTCTGGAACACCCTTCTTACCCTCAAGGGGGAGCCTTAG
- the CFL1 gene encoding cofilin-1 isoform X2, with product MKVRKSSTPEEVKKRKKAVLFCLSEDKKNIILEEGKEILVGDVGQTVDDPYATFVKMLPDKDCRYALYDATYETKESKKEDLVFIFWAPESAPLKSKMIYASSKDAIKKKLTGIKHELQANCYEEVKDRCTLAEKLGGSAVISLEGKPL from the exons ATGAAGGTGCGTAAGTCTTCAACACCCGAGGAGGTGAAGAAGCGCAAGAAGGCAGTTCTTTTCTGCCTGAGCGAGGACAAGAAGAACATCATCCTCGAGGAGGGCAAGGAGATCCTGGTAGGTGATGTGGGCCAGACTGTAGATGACCCCTACGCCACCTTTGTCAAGATGCTACCAGACAAGGACTGCCGCTATGCCCTCTATGACGCAACCTATGAGACCAAGGAGAGCAAGAAGGAGGACCTGGTGTTTATCTTCTG GGCACCTGAGTCTGCACCCCTTAAGAGCAAAATGATTTATGCCAGCTCCAAGGATGCCATCAAGAAAAAGCTGACTG GGATCAAGCATGAGTTACAAGCAAACTGCTACGAGGAGGTCAAGGACCGCTGCACCCTGGCAGAGAAACTGGGGGGCAGTGCCGTCATCTCTCTGGAGGGCAAGCCTTTGtga
- the CFL1 gene encoding cofilin-1 isoform X1 has protein sequence MASGVAVSDGVIKVFNDMKVRKSSTPEEVKKRKKAVLFCLSEDKKNIILEEGKEILVGDVGQTVDDPYATFVKMLPDKDCRYALYDATYETKESKKEDLVFIFWAPESAPLKSKMIYASSKDAIKKKLTGIKHELQANCYEEVKDRCTLAEKLGGSAVISLEGKPL, from the exons ATG GCCTCTGGCGTGGCGGTTTCTGATGGCGTCATCAAAGTGTTCAATGACATGAAGGTGCGTAAGTCTTCAACACCCGAGGAGGTGAAGAAGCGCAAGAAGGCAGTTCTTTTCTGCCTGAGCGAGGACAAGAAGAACATCATCCTCGAGGAGGGCAAGGAGATCCTGGTAGGTGATGTGGGCCAGACTGTAGATGACCCCTACGCCACCTTTGTCAAGATGCTACCAGACAAGGACTGCCGCTATGCCCTCTATGACGCAACCTATGAGACCAAGGAGAGCAAGAAGGAGGACCTGGTGTTTATCTTCTG GGCACCTGAGTCTGCACCCCTTAAGAGCAAAATGATTTATGCCAGCTCCAAGGATGCCATCAAGAAAAAGCTGACTG GGATCAAGCATGAGTTACAAGCAAACTGCTACGAGGAGGTCAAGGACCGCTGCACCCTGGCAGAGAAACTGGGGGGCAGTGCCGTCATCTCTCTGGAGGGCAAGCCTTTGtga